The segment ACATTACCTTATTTCTGTCTATTACCTTGAAAAAACATCGTTTTCTTTCCCTCGCTATTGTTTTCATCTTTCTGGTAGGTGCCATCACCTTGCACGGACAGACCGGCAAGCGCAAACCTTCTAAAGCCTCCACGAAGAAGACGGCTGCTGTCTCAAAGAAAGCAGCTGCTAAGAAACCGGCGGTTCCGGTGTTCAACCCGAAAACGGACCCGCCGCATTTGGGTGCGAACCAGAAATGGGTAGACTCGGTGTTTAAATCCTTGACGCCAGAGGAGCGCATCGCGCAGCTGATTATGATTCCGGTGTACTCTAACAAGGATCAGGCACACATTGACTCTATCAGCCGCCTGGTGACCAACTACAAAGTGGGTGGTTTGATCTTCTTCCAGGGCGGACCGGTGCGGCAAGCGCATATGACCAACCGCTACCAGCGCGAAAGCAAGGTGCCGTTGATGATCTCCATTGACGGCGAGTGGGGCCTGGGCATGCGCCTGGACAGCACAGTGTCGTTCCCTTACCAGATGAGTTTGGGCGGAATTGAAAACGAGAAGCTGATTTATGACATGGGTGCCGAGATCGCGCGTCAGTGCCGCCGGTTGGGCATCCACGTGAACTTTGCGCCGGTAGTAGACGTGAACAACAACGCCAACAACCCCGTGATTGGGTTCCGCTCGTTCGGCGAAGACAAGTACAACGTGACCCGCAAAGCCATGGCGTACATGAAAGGCATGCAGGACAACAAAGTGATGGCCAACGCCAAACACTTCCCTGGTCACGGCGACACCAACGTAGACTCGCATTATGGTTTGCCGGTGCTGCATTTCTCTAAACTGCGCCTGGACTCTACTGAACTGTACCCGTTCAGAGAACTGATGAAGAACGGCTTGGGCAGTTTGATGGTGGCGCACATGAACATTCCGGTGCTGGACAACACCAAAGACGTAGCCTCTACCCTTTCCAAGGGCATTGTAAGTGATCTGCTTAAGAAAGAGATGGGTTTCAAAGGCCTGGTATTCACCGATGCCCTGAACATGCAAGGTGTGGCTAAGTTCTACCCTCCCGGAATTGTGGACGTGAAAGCGCTGCTAGCTGGCAATGATGTGCTTTTGAACACCATGGACGTGAAAACCACCATTGAAGAAGTGAAGAAAGCCATTGCGAATAAAGAAATCACCCAAGCCGAGGTTGATGCCCGCTGCAAGAAAGTACTAGCCGCCAAACAATGGGCCGGCCTGGACAAGTGGCAACCTATTGAGACCAAAAACCTGATCGCCGACCTGAACAACCCTACCGCAGATTACATCAACCGTCAGTTAACGGAGGCTTCGCTCACGCTGCTCCGCAACAAAGATAATGTGTTGCCTATTAAAACGCTGGACACCCTCAAGATTGCCGCTTTGGCCTTGGGCACCAGCACTGAAACCGAATTCCAGAAAAGCCTGGCCAAATACGCCAAGGTAGACAACTTCTTTTTGCCTCCCACCAGCTCCATTGCTGATCTGCAGGTCCTACAAGAAAGACTGAAAGACTACAACACCATTCTGGTTGGCGTGCACAAGCTGCAGCTGAAGGCCTCCGGCAACAACACCTTCGGGATTACCGCCGAGATGAACCTGTTCCTGAAAGACCTTATCCGTTCCAAGCAAACCATTGTGAGCGTGTTCGGGAACGTGTACAGCCTCAACCGTTTTGAAGACATTGAGAAAGCGCACGGTGTGTTGGCCGCGTATCAGGAGAATGCCTTAACCCAAGACGTAGCCGCCCAGATCATTTTTGGCGGTGTGGGTGCCAAAGGTAAGCTGCCGGTGAACGTATCTAACTACTTCCGGATGACCAATGGCCTGAAAACCGATGGCGGATTACGTCTGGCGTACACGCAACCAGAGGCTTTGGGCCTGAAATCACAAGATTTTGCCCAAATCGACACCCTGGTGAACCAGGCCATTCGGGCGAAAGCCACGCCGGGCGCCCAGGTGTTGGTCGCCAAGAACGGGAAAGTGATTTACGCCAAGTCCTTCGGATATCATACCTATGAAAACCAGACGCCGGTGAAGAACACTGATTTATACGATCTGGCTTCTGTCACCAAAATCACGACTGCGCTGGCCGCCTACATGAAGCTGAACGGAGAAGGCAAGTTTGATGTGGACAAAACCTTGGGTGAGTACCTGCCCATGATGCAAAAGTCAAACAAAGAAAGCCTGAAGTACCGCGACATTCTCACGCACCAGGCCCGCTTGAAATCCTGGATTCCGTTCTGGAAGGAAGAACTTAAGAAGAACGGTGAGTTAAAAAGCAGTGTCTTCAGTCCAGATTCATCGGCCAAGTTCCCGATCAGGGTAGCCAAGAATCTGTACATCCATAAAGACCACGCGGAGGAAATCTATGAGCAAATTAAAGAATCGCCGCTGAACGAGAAACCAGGCTACGTGTACAGTGATTTGTCTTTCATTCTGGCGCCGTTGGTGGTGAAGAACATTACCGGACAAGACTTTGAAACCTACCTGAAGAAGAATATTTACGAGCCGTTGGGCGCTCACACTCTTACCTTCAACCCATATAAGCAGTACCCGCTGTCCCGCATTGTGCCCACCGAGGTAGACAC is part of the Rufibacter tibetensis genome and harbors:
- a CDS encoding glycoside hydrolase family 3 N-terminal domain-containing protein, with the translated sequence MKKHRFLSLAIVFIFLVGAITLHGQTGKRKPSKASTKKTAAVSKKAAAKKPAVPVFNPKTDPPHLGANQKWVDSVFKSLTPEERIAQLIMIPVYSNKDQAHIDSISRLVTNYKVGGLIFFQGGPVRQAHMTNRYQRESKVPLMISIDGEWGLGMRLDSTVSFPYQMSLGGIENEKLIYDMGAEIARQCRRLGIHVNFAPVVDVNNNANNPVIGFRSFGEDKYNVTRKAMAYMKGMQDNKVMANAKHFPGHGDTNVDSHYGLPVLHFSKLRLDSTELYPFRELMKNGLGSLMVAHMNIPVLDNTKDVASTLSKGIVSDLLKKEMGFKGLVFTDALNMQGVAKFYPPGIVDVKALLAGNDVLLNTMDVKTTIEEVKKAIANKEITQAEVDARCKKVLAAKQWAGLDKWQPIETKNLIADLNNPTADYINRQLTEASLTLLRNKDNVLPIKTLDTLKIAALALGTSTETEFQKSLAKYAKVDNFFLPPTSSIADLQVLQERLKDYNTILVGVHKLQLKASGNNTFGITAEMNLFLKDLIRSKQTIVSVFGNVYSLNRFEDIEKAHGVLAAYQENALTQDVAAQIIFGGVGAKGKLPVNVSNYFRMTNGLKTDGGLRLAYTQPEALGLKSQDFAQIDTLVNQAIRAKATPGAQVLVAKNGKVIYAKSFGYHTYENQTPVKNTDLYDLASVTKITTALAAYMKLNGEGKFDVDKTLGEYLPMMQKSNKESLKYRDILTHQARLKSWIPFWKEELKKNGELKSSVFSPDSSAKFPIRVAKNLYIHKDHAEEIYEQIKESPLNEKPGYVYSDLSFILAPLVVKNITGQDFETYLKKNIYEPLGAHTLTFNPYKQYPLSRIVPTEVDTLFRKQLLHGTVHDEGAAMLGGVSGHAGLFGNANDLAKVMQMYLNDGIYAGKRYIANKTVSTFSKCQFCPDNYRALGFDRPSKPGTVNGNAAQSAPAESFGHTGFTGIYSWVDPVNQIVYIFMSNRVHPTRESSVLSQLNTRTKVMQVVYDAMAKAKNGTAPATATSTTGR